Proteins encoded within one genomic window of Procambarus clarkii isolate CNS0578487 chromosome 31, FALCON_Pclarkii_2.0, whole genome shotgun sequence:
- the Peritrophin-A gene encoding protein obstructor-E, giving the protein MIRFSQSALALGERTMLSAAIFLTLLALGGAQYAELTSCPENYGLQVYPDPVSCNHFYKCANGTLTYEVCGNGLLFDGKGAVHNHCNYHWGVDCGERKAELTPAGRGICEYEFGLFSAGPCETYFTKCAYGEPLDEPCTPGLAYDDKIHGCNWPDLLEYCNPEQIVGFSCPDYVDSKDPASKFLPFPRYPSGDCGRYIVCVEGKPRLIGCGDYTVFNEETLTCEDPEYVPKCSKYFKK; this is encoded by the exons ATGATTCGCTTCTCTCAGTCGGCGTTGGCACTAGGTGAGAGAACGATGTTGTCTGCGGCGATCTTCCTCACTCTTCTCGCTCTAG GCGGTGCACAGTATGCAGAGTTGACCAGCTGTCCGGAGAACTACGGGCTACAGGTCTACCCAGACCCCGTCTCCTGCAACCACTTCTATAAGTGCGCCAATGGTACCCTCACTTATGAGGTCTGTGGGAACGGCCTTCTCTTCGACGGGAAGGGCGCCGTTCACAACCACTGCAACTACCACTGGGGTGTCGACTGCGGCGAACGCAAGGCTGAAT TGACTCCTGCCGGACGAGGCATCTGCGAGTATGAATTCGGTCTGTTCTCGGCTGGTCCGTGCGAGACCTACTTCACCAAGTGTGCCTATGGGGAGCCCCTGGACGAGCCCTGCACCCCGGGCCTGGCCTATGACGACAAGATTCACGGCTGCAACTGGCCAGATCTCCTCGAGTACTGCAACCCCGAGC AGATCGTCGGGTTCTCCTGCCCAGATTACGTGGACTCCAAAGACCCAGCATCGAAGTTCCTGCCGTTCCCGAGGTACCCTTCAGGTGACTGTGGGCGCTACATCGTCTGCGTGGAGGGGAAACCTCGCCTCATTGGCTGTGGGGACTACACAGTCTTTAACGAAGAGACTCTTACCTGCGAAGACCCGGAATATGTACCAAAATG CTCCAAGTACTTCAAGAAATAA